The stretch of DNA CAGGAGCTGGACGACGCCGCCCGGGTGGACGGGGCCGGCAGCTGGCGGATCCTGCTCTCGGTCATCTTGCCGCTCAGCGGGCCTGCCCTCGCGGCTCTCGCCATCTACATGTTCGTATTCTCTTGGAACGAGTTTTTCTGGTCCATGATCGCGCTCTCGTCGCCTCGGATGTTCACGCTCCCGATCGGGTTGCGCGCCCTGCAGGGGGCGTACGACATCGACTACGGGGTCCTCATGGCCGGGGCTTCCCTCGCCACGGTGCCGGCGGTGTTGGTTTTCTTGCTGCTGCAGCGGCACATCATCCGCGGGGTTACGTTGACCGCGTTCCGTTAAGGAAAGGAGGTCCGGTCACGGGGTGACGGCTGCGTCCAGAAGCGGCGGACTGCTCTGCGGAGGGCGGCCGTGCGGGTGTTGAGTCGTCTGGAGGTGACGAACCCGCTTCCCACCGCCTTTTGCCACGGAGCCACCCTCCTACCAGTCGGGGACCGGCTCCTGGCGGCGTGGTTCGGAGGCACGCGGGAGGGTGAGCCTGACGCCTCCGTCTACCTCGCGCGCCTGGAGCCGCAGCGGGGCGTGTGGTCCGCCCCGGAGCTGGTGGCGCCTGCAGACGGGCAACCGTGCGGGAACCCCGTGCTGTTCGAGGGCCACGCGGGGGTTCTGTGGCTCGTGTACTTCCGCGTGGACGGCCGGTGGTGCGTGGATGGCCGACCGCACGCCCGGGTGTCCTTCGACGGAGGACACACGTGGTCCCCGGAGGTCCGACTGTTGGACCGCCCGGGGGTCCTGACGAAGAACAAGCCGATCCGCGTCGGGGAAGAGCTGCTCCTTCCCGTTTACGACGAACGCGCGTGGACCGTAGGTGTGGCGAGGCTACGCGGTCCAGAACATCACATGGACTGGGAGTTTGACGAGCTCACGGTGGGTGCCGGCACTGGGGTGCCGATGATTCAAGGGACTTTGGTCGAGGTGGGCTCCGGCGAGCTGCTGATGCTGATGCGGACCAAGGAGGGGCGGATCTGGGGTTGCCGCAGTAGGGACGCTGGCCGGACTTGGTCGGATCCCGCGCCTACCTCACTGCCGAACCCCAACGCTGGGGTGGACGCCGTCCGGCTGCCTGACGGGCGGCTCTGGTTGGTGTACAACCATACTGACCGCGGCCGAGACCCCATGGTATGGGAATGGCGGTACCCTCTGTCGCTGGCGGAGAGCCGGGACGGCGGTGCGACCTGGACCCGGGTGTGGGACCTGGAGGCCGGCCCTGGCGAGTACTCGTACCCGGCCGTGGTCGTGGACTCGCAGGGCAGGGTGCACGTCGCCTACACGGCCCTGCGGCAGGCCATCCGCCACGTCGTCCTGGACCCGTAGGGAAATCCGGGCCAGCCCGTCTTGGGAGGAAAGGGCCCCATGTGACGCGTCTTCATCCGAAGCCGTAGCTTGATCTTGGTCTGGATTCCGTCGGTATACGCGCTGGTTGCGCGGTGGCGGTGGCAGGTAAGCCGCTCGGCATAGTCAGCGTGCTGGAGGATAGGAGGAGGCGGCCTCCAGCAGGCGTGGGCACGGCCGGGGCCGGGGGCAGTAGAAGGCCCGCAGCCGCTCTCTGGCCCAGTAGCAGTGTGGCCGTGTGAGTATGGCCGGCAGGCGGGAGGTACCCTCGAAAAGTGTGGAAAAGCGAGGGCGGTGTACCCTCCTCCTAGAGGAAAAACCTGGGCTGGAAGGCCCGGAAAGGAGGAGAGCCACCGCTCAAGTCCAGCGGACCACGTCAAGGAGCCTGACGTCAAGCCCCACCTGGGAGGGGCTGCACCCATGAACCCCGGGAGGCGATCCAGAAGCTGCTCCAGGCGGCTCTGGAGGCAGAGGT from Armatimonadota bacterium encodes:
- a CDS encoding sialidase family protein encodes the protein MRVLSRLEVTNPLPTAFCHGATLLPVGDRLLAAWFGGTREGEPDASVYLARLEPQRGVWSAPELVAPADGQPCGNPVLFEGHAGVLWLVYFRVDGRWCVDGRPHARVSFDGGHTWSPEVRLLDRPGVLTKNKPIRVGEELLLPVYDERAWTVGVARLRGPEHHMDWEFDELTVGAGTGVPMIQGTLVEVGSGELLMLMRTKEGRIWGCRSRDAGRTWSDPAPTSLPNPNAGVDAVRLPDGRLWLVYNHTDRGRDPMVWEWRYPLSLAESRDGGATWTRVWDLEAGPGEYSYPAVVVDSQGRVHVAYTALRQAIRHVVLDP